In the Populus trichocarpa isolate Nisqually-1 chromosome 1, P.trichocarpa_v4.1, whole genome shotgun sequence genome, ATAGCCATCTTAATTCTTACCCCCGTGTTTGTGAATTAGCCCACATCGATAATCTGCCATTAAACAAATTGTTAGATACTTAATTCCACCTTTCAAAAGTAtacataattggtttttttagaacATCTCCCACTCTGTTCATTGAAGCTGTTCACTTCTGGCTCATCACCATTTTGGCTCCAAGAAAAGTAGGATAATTTGTTGAGGAGTGCGCATTGACTAGTCCGAAGTTATATGCGcgctcacacacacacacacacacacaaagaaagTACACATTGGCTTAACCATAACTTGCATGTATTTCACTTCTTTCTTGACAATATTTCATTTACTAGTACAGTTATTTgagaaaacaagcaaagaaaCTGTTGTCTTGCCATAGCTAGACTCGATGTGCAATTGGCTAGAGAGAGAACATTCTTAAGCAGTGGATGGAACTTGATGTACAATTGCTTTACAATCATAATTAATGGAGGTTAAGTAGTGATCAACGAAGAGTTCCCACTGGCTTTTTATACGTGTACCAATTTGAGATCAAGAGAAAGACACATAGATTCAGCACACTGAGTACTCCCAGTAGCCAGAAGAAGTAATCAATGTGACCATAATTTAAGTTCTCCGGTATCCATCCAGGCTTTCCATTCTTAGTGCTGATGCTTGTAACAATGGTTACAAGAAGAGAGCTTAAGTAACTACCAAGTGCGACGGTGGTGAGTGATAGGGCAGAACACATGCTCCTCATTGCATCAGGTGCTTGCTCGTAGAAGAATTCCAACTGTCCGATGAATGTGAAAACTTCTGCACACCCTATCAGGAAATACTGTGGAGCTTGCCAAAATATAGACAAGGGCACGGTTTTAAGTTCGTAGGAGTTGTGCCTTCTCACCATTTCAAGTCTTTTAAGTTCCAAGATTGCTGCAGATACCATGGAAAATATTGATATGAAGAGACCAATGCCCATCCGCTGCAGTTGAGTTAAGCCATTTTTGTGTCCGGTGTATTTTCTTGCAACTGGGACAATAATTCGGTCATAGACCGGGACCCAAAAAATGACACTAAGAGTGTCAAAGATTGATAGAGATGCAGATGGTATCTGGAAATTGGAGTTTCCAACATATTTATCCATCTGTTCACCTTGCAGCACAAATAGGTTCCCCATCTGGCTGTACACTGCAGTAAAGATGATACCTGTGGCCCATATGGGAAGCAACCGAATGATAGACTTTAGCTCCTCAACTTGGGTTACAGTGCAAAGTCTCCATGGGTCTACTGGCCCCTTTATGTCGTCCTTTTCTGTTTCCACTGCTGCCTTGTCAaggaaactgaagagaagattATAAAGAAAACGAAGTTATGAAACTAAATAGAAGTTCGATTCTAGAAGCCGGAATAAAGTAGTCTTGCCTGTATGTTGGTAGTGGCATTGTAAATTATTGGAGTTGAATGCTTTTTTTAGATGGGAATTCCGAAATTTAATCACACTGGCATCGAaccattttatgttttcatacgTGGTATGGGTATGGTTTATTAATTTGCTGCACATTAAAGCAGTTTACTAGCATAATTTAGCCCTTAAGATCTGGAAATAGCCTCATTTCTGTATGTTTTCCTTAGGGACGGAGAAAACATGGAACTTGATCATAGCTTCAGAGGAGTTGTTGTTGAATGGATCCCGTCAAATCACTTCTGTGATGCAGCAACGTTAATCTCAAAATGAGACatcaaaattcttttaattaattgctGTATCCTGAACTGCATGCAAGTTAGTCTAGAACACAAATTCATCTATGTTATTATACGTGTAATCAGCAAAGACACTAACCTAAATTCTTCAGTATGGTCAAGCTTGCGGCTTCCTTTGATGTTGGATTCGGCATCCGCAGTCTCATACAACAAAGCCTTGTCAGCTGGAacttcaactttcttttttctgaagGATGCCAACAGCACCTGACAGATGCGAGTAAGAGGGCTGCCTCCAGGCTTTTGATACCTGAACAACCGAGTACCTGAAAAGAAGCTCGCAA is a window encoding:
- the LOC7478551 gene encoding protein NRT1/ PTR FAMILY 8.1, giving the protein MAEEDVYTKDGTVDYRGNPANKKETGTWRACPYIIGNEFCERLAYYGMSSNLILYFKHRLNQQSATATRNNLNWGGTCYLTPLIGAFFADAYLGRYWTIACFSIIYVMGMTLLTISATVPGLRPKCYAEDDCNPTDAQSALAFVSLYLIALGTGGIKPCVSSYGADQFDDADEVEKKHKSSFFNWFYLSINVGALIAGSVLVWVQDNVSWGWGFGIPAIAMAIAVASFFSGTRLFRYQKPGGSPLTRICQVLLASFRKKKVEVPADKALLYETADAESNIKGSRKLDHTEEFSFLDKAAVETEKDDIKGPVDPWRLCTVTQVEELKSIIRLLPIWATGIIFTAVYSQMGNLFVLQGEQMDKYVGNSNFQIPSASLSIFDTLSVIFWVPVYDRIIVPVARKYTGHKNGLTQLQRMGIGLFISIFSMVSAAILELKRLEMVRRHNSYELKTVPLSIFWQAPQYFLIGCAEVFTFIGQLEFFYEQAPDAMRSMCSALSLTTVALGSYLSSLLVTIVTSISTKNGKPGWIPENLNYGHIDYFFWLLGVLSVLNLCVFLLISNWYTYKKPVGTLR